One genomic segment of Mycolicibacterium gilvum includes these proteins:
- a CDS encoding mammalian cell entry protein translates to MEDQQPGSGDLTGDAPAARPRRRLFGRRPKSAAAEPVADAVEAETEQAAAADAVEDAPKRPMGKGARAKGAVSENAETAPDLEAETPAAEADPAPADSEASEDESTPEVSEPEATEPQAEAEVEADPEPEPVVMVPHRPAGRGVLIATAVASVVFVGASGFAAAMAQPYLSERALVQTKLTIARTATDAITTLWSYTPEDMSSLAERASAYLTGDFAAEYRRYIDAIVEANKQAQVTNTTQVMGAAVESVSPPSIPTEATALVYTNSVATSPVTKNIPSLRYLSYRLTMNRDGGEWRITRMSTITSFDLTPQL, encoded by the coding sequence AGCGCGGCTGCGGAGCCGGTAGCGGACGCTGTCGAGGCCGAGACCGAGCAGGCCGCTGCAGCGGATGCTGTGGAGGACGCGCCGAAGCGGCCGATGGGCAAGGGTGCGCGGGCGAAGGGTGCTGTGTCCGAGAACGCGGAAACTGCGCCTGACCTCGAAGCGGAAACACCGGCCGCCGAGGCGGATCCGGCGCCGGCGGATTCCGAGGCGTCGGAGGACGAGTCGACGCCCGAGGTCTCGGAACCCGAAGCGACTGAGCCTCAGGCCGAAGCCGAAGTCGAGGCCGACCCCGAGCCCGAGCCCGTCGTGATGGTCCCGCACCGGCCCGCCGGGCGGGGAGTGCTGATCGCCACGGCCGTCGCGTCGGTGGTGTTCGTCGGGGCGAGCGGCTTCGCCGCGGCAATGGCGCAGCCTTACCTGTCTGAAAGGGCGCTGGTGCAGACGAAGCTCACGATCGCGCGCACCGCGACCGACGCGATCACCACGTTGTGGTCCTACACGCCGGAGGACATGAGCTCGCTCGCCGAGCGGGCGTCGGCGTACCTGACCGGTGATTTCGCTGCCGAGTACCGCCGCTATATCGATGCGATCGTCGAGGCCAACAAGCAGGCGCAGGTCACCAACACCACGCAGGTGATGGGTGCGGCCGTGGAATCGGTGTCGCCGCCGTCGATTCCGACCGAGGCGACCGCTCTGGTCTACACGAACTCGGTGGCCACCAGTCCGGTGACGAAGAACATCCCGTCGCTGCGCTACCTGTCCTACCGGCTGACGATGAACCGCGATGGGGGCGAGTGGCGCATCACCCGGATGTCGACGATCACGTCCTTCGATCTGACACCGCAGCTGTAA
- a CDS encoding DUF2510 domain-containing protein, with protein sequence MSQSPSPAPGWYPDPLNPGKQIYWDGASWGEPVGVPDNSSNAKKTGVAIGVCVLAVVGLVMSMQSVSLMTGSGPVWTGVAVVGVATAIAFFMGAATWVRVLACVLLALSLVNGFYIESQMSEKRDELTRVFDN encoded by the coding sequence GTGAGTCAATCGCCATCACCTGCGCCTGGCTGGTACCCCGACCCGTTGAATCCTGGAAAGCAGATTTACTGGGACGGCGCTTCGTGGGGCGAACCGGTTGGCGTGCCGGACAATTCAAGTAATGCCAAGAAGACGGGTGTTGCGATCGGCGTCTGTGTGCTGGCAGTCGTCGGACTTGTGATGTCAATGCAGTCGGTCAGCCTGATGACCGGCTCGGGGCCGGTGTGGACCGGTGTTGCAGTGGTGGGAGTCGCCACAGCTATCGCGTTTTTCATGGGTGCTGCTACCTGGGTCCGTGTCTTAGCCTGCGTGCTCTTGGCGTTGTCGCTCGTAAACGGCTTCTACATCGAGAGCCAGATGTCCGAAAAGCGTGACGAGTTGACACGGGTGTTCGACAACTAG
- the istA gene encoding IS21 family transposase: protein MAFREVSVNEIREVLRVWLGVAGLPAPGYRTIAAHCGVDRKTVRRYVEAAHAAGLRRGDDAGAIDDGLIGMVAEAVRPVRPDGHGAAWEQLLGFEDQITKWVAGSGEQRPLTVTKIHTLLGRQGCVVPYRTLHRFASQRCGFGRKDLTVRVADGDPGVECQVDFGYLGMLTDVDDGRRRKVHALIFTAVYSRHMFVWLSYSQTLAAVIAGCEAAWEFFGGVFAVLIPDNLKPVIAAADAVNPQFSQGWLDYAGHVGFLTDPARVASPKDKPRVERAVQYVRRNFWDGETFTSLAHAQQAATVWCRDTAGTRTHGTICARPLEVFTAEEQSRLLPVPGVYDVPVFKTVKVHRDFHAEVAKALYSLPECWIGQYLDVRADTELVKFYRRGVLVKVHPRQPAGGRSTDPADLPEHKTGYALRDVTTLIATCAAHGPNVGIYAERILDDRLPWTKMRTVYRLLGLVRRYGADRVEQACALSLDLDVVSVNKIASMLERATETSTPALPKAVRHTATRFARDPSEFSSTPTPLTIITTTVAEENR, encoded by the coding sequence ATGGCTTTTCGGGAGGTCAGTGTGAACGAGATCAGGGAAGTTCTGCGGGTGTGGCTGGGCGTGGCGGGGTTACCGGCGCCGGGGTACCGGACGATCGCCGCGCATTGCGGTGTGGATCGCAAAACGGTGCGCCGTTACGTCGAGGCCGCCCACGCGGCCGGTCTGCGCCGCGGCGACGACGCCGGCGCGATCGACGACGGTCTGATCGGGATGGTCGCCGAAGCGGTGCGCCCGGTTCGCCCCGATGGTCACGGCGCGGCGTGGGAGCAGTTATTGGGGTTCGAGGATCAGATCACCAAGTGGGTGGCCGGCTCTGGTGAGCAGCGGCCGTTGACAGTGACCAAGATCCACACTCTGCTGGGAAGGCAGGGCTGTGTGGTGCCGTATCGGACGTTGCACCGATTCGCCAGCCAGCGTTGCGGTTTCGGCCGCAAAGATCTCACGGTGCGGGTCGCTGATGGTGATCCCGGGGTGGAGTGCCAGGTCGACTTCGGCTATCTGGGGATGCTCACTGACGTCGATGATGGGCGCCGCCGCAAGGTGCATGCGCTGATCTTCACCGCGGTGTACTCCCGGCACATGTTTGTGTGGCTGTCCTACTCGCAGACTCTGGCCGCGGTGATCGCCGGCTGCGAGGCGGCCTGGGAGTTCTTCGGCGGCGTGTTCGCCGTGCTGATCCCCGACAACCTCAAACCGGTGATCGCCGCCGCCGATGCGGTCAACCCGCAGTTCAGCCAGGGCTGGCTGGACTACGCCGGGCATGTCGGGTTCCTGACCGACCCGGCGCGGGTGGCCTCGCCGAAGGACAAGCCGCGAGTGGAACGCGCCGTGCAGTACGTGCGCCGAAACTTCTGGGACGGTGAAACATTCACCAGCCTGGCCCATGCGCAGCAGGCGGCGACGGTGTGGTGTCGTGACACCGCGGGCACCCGCACACACGGCACCATCTGCGCTCGTCCGCTGGAGGTGTTCACCGCCGAGGAACAGTCCCGGCTGTTGCCGGTGCCAGGGGTTTATGACGTGCCGGTGTTCAAGACGGTCAAGGTGCACCGCGATTTCCACGCCGAGGTCGCCAAGGCGCTGTATTCGCTGCCCGAGTGCTGGATCGGTCAGTACCTGGACGTGCGGGCCGACACCGAGTTGGTGAAGTTCTATCGCCGCGGCGTGCTGGTCAAGGTCCATCCTCGCCAGCCGGCCGGTGGGCGCAGCACCGACCCCGCTGATCTGCCCGAACACAAGACCGGCTACGCGCTGCGCGATGTGACGACATTGATCGCCACCTGCGCCGCGCACGGCCCCAACGTCGGGATCTACGCCGAACGCATCCTCGATGACCGGCTGCCCTGGACGAAGATGCGCACCGTCTACCGGCTGCTGGGCCTGGTGCGCCGCTACGGCGCCGACCGGGTCGAACAGGCCTGCGCACTGTCGCTGGATCTTGATGTCGTCTCGGTGAACAAGATCGCCTCCATGCTCGAGCGTGCCACCGAGACCAGCACACCCGCGCTGCCGAAGGCCGTCCGCCACACCGCCACCCGCTTCGCCCGCGATCCATCCGAATTCAGCTCCACCCCAACACCATTGACCATCATCACGACCACCGTTGCCGAGGAGAACCGCTGA
- the istB gene encoding IS21-like element helper ATPase IstB, translated as MTTTARGATDPIGADLLRLLKTLKLGAMADTLPERAALARQHKLSHIGFLETLLADEVSRRESRSAALRATKAGLDPTMRFDTWTAHEDLRYDRTLLGDLTSLRFLDAGQSAIVLGPVGVGKTHLATALGHMAIRRRHTVVFGRADKLFTRLRAARLDHTVDAEIRRLAAVDVLIIDDFALRPLDATETSDFYEIVVERHRAKTTIVTSNREPAEWLTMTADTLLAQSAIDRLTSAAHTLVIEGPSYRQRTRPQLDPDPADEHPQ; from the coding sequence ATGACCACCACCGCCCGTGGCGCCACCGACCCGATCGGCGCTGACCTGCTCCGACTGCTCAAGACCCTCAAACTCGGCGCGATGGCCGACACCCTGCCCGAACGCGCCGCTCTGGCCCGCCAACACAAACTCAGTCACATCGGGTTCCTGGAAACGCTGCTGGCCGACGAGGTCTCCCGACGCGAATCCCGCTCCGCCGCGTTGCGGGCGACCAAAGCCGGACTCGACCCCACCATGCGGTTTGATACCTGGACCGCACACGAGGACCTGCGCTATGACCGCACCCTGCTGGGGGATCTGACCTCACTGCGGTTCCTCGACGCCGGCCAGTCCGCGATCGTCCTCGGGCCCGTTGGTGTTGGCAAGACGCATCTGGCAACAGCATTGGGACACATGGCCATTCGACGCAGACACACCGTAGTCTTCGGCCGGGCCGACAAACTGTTCACCCGACTGCGCGCCGCAAGGCTCGACCACACCGTCGACGCCGAGATCCGCCGCCTGGCCGCCGTCGACGTCCTCATCATCGACGACTTCGCGCTACGCCCGCTCGACGCCACCGAAACCAGCGACTTCTACGAAATCGTCGTCGAGCGCCACCGCGCCAAGACCACCATCGTGACGTCGAACCGCGAGCCCGCTGAATGGCTGACCATGACCGCCGACACCCTGCTGGCTCAATCAGCCATCGACCGGCTGACCTCCGCCGCGCACACCCTGGTCATCGAAGGACCGTCCTACCGCCAACGGACCCGGCCCCAGCTTGACCCAGACCCCGCCGACGAGCATCCTCAGTAA
- a CDS encoding phosphodiester glycosidase family protein — protein MTTPTANFRRLPMRTGTALVAKLAVVTLCAMLAAVAVAPPARAANARELLAGAIANTRGSYLVYNFGSGFAAPMLDAAGNWYEMNNGGRLMIIKNASQRLAPRLLADSHTGYQARCEQDPRARTGEGLWQSAEIYTPIQAWQALGQPTIAINANFFDVRGQQGGSWKTTGCSSPLGAYVDNTRNLGRTNAKVTGTLAYAGKQGLSGGNENWMALSTMVLPVQGTPFVVPPRSDDDYDAATPVVTQLIDQGTRFVAVAGIGLLAPGDAGQLNDPGPSAARTALAYVKDRDEMYVFQGGSYTPDQIQDLFRGLGSDTAILLDGGGSSAIVLRRDTGGMWAGAGAPRGSCDTMAVLCDSRERAQPAWLAFN, from the coding sequence GTGACGACTCCGACCGCAAACTTCCGGCGTCTCCCGATGCGGACCGGCACCGCGCTCGTCGCCAAACTCGCGGTCGTGACCCTGTGCGCGATGCTCGCCGCGGTGGCGGTGGCACCTCCGGCCCGCGCCGCAAACGCCCGGGAGTTGCTCGCCGGCGCGATCGCCAACACCCGCGGCTCGTATTTGGTCTACAACTTCGGCAGCGGGTTCGCCGCGCCGATGCTCGACGCCGCGGGCAACTGGTACGAGATGAACAACGGCGGCCGGCTGATGATCATCAAGAACGCATCGCAGCGTCTCGCGCCGCGCCTGCTCGCCGATTCCCACACCGGATATCAGGCCCGCTGCGAACAGGATCCGCGCGCCCGCACTGGCGAAGGCCTGTGGCAGTCCGCCGAGATCTACACCCCGATCCAGGCGTGGCAGGCGCTCGGCCAGCCGACGATCGCGATCAACGCGAACTTCTTCGACGTGCGGGGTCAGCAGGGCGGCTCGTGGAAGACGACCGGGTGCAGCTCCCCGCTGGGCGCCTACGTCGACAACACCCGAAACCTGGGCCGTACCAACGCGAAAGTCACCGGGACGCTGGCCTACGCCGGGAAGCAGGGGCTCTCCGGCGGCAACGAGAACTGGATGGCGCTGTCGACGATGGTGCTGCCGGTGCAAGGAACGCCGTTCGTCGTCCCACCCCGCAGCGACGACGACTACGACGCCGCGACGCCGGTGGTGACGCAGTTGATCGACCAGGGCACGCGCTTCGTCGCCGTGGCCGGCATCGGGCTGCTCGCGCCGGGTGACGCCGGGCAGCTCAACGATCCGGGCCCGAGCGCGGCACGCACCGCACTGGCCTACGTCAAGGACCGCGACGAGATGTACGTGTTCCAGGGCGGCAGCTACACACCCGACCAGATCCAGGACCTGTTCCGCGGATTGGGTAGCGACACAGCGATATTGCTCGACGGCGGCGGATCGTCGGCGATCGTGTTGCGCCGCGACACCGGCGGTATGTGGGCGGGTGCGGGCGCGCCCCGCGGATCGTGCGACACCATGGCGGTGCTGTGCGACTCCCGCGAGCGCGCCCAGCCGGCCTGGCTCGCCTTCAACTGA
- a CDS encoding PQQ-dependent sugar dehydrogenase: protein MRESVRHNRIGVLVLGCALLAGCSGEQPSPSSTPTPTAAPSSSSTSTTQPVAGTQTVTVEVAPDLGDSPFDEPRQAVVPEGWTLSVWARTSRPRLMAWAPDGALLVSVPSTGQVLSFRPRGDSPPEESVLLDDLDEPHGLAFGGPTLYVAQSDQVDGYDYAGGAATNPRVVAGGLPDDRSPDLRGAYSHVLKSVAVGPDGAVYFSIGSTGNISADDRDATPPRATIMRVPPGGGPAEPFATGVRNGTGLAVAPDGAVWIANNGRDNIAFPDPGPSYGEVLPDYVDDNPPEQIARLSPGRELGWPYCNNVGGPADLPFVRDVQTNPDGELLDCAALPPVEQSMGAHSAPLGLSFTDGVLPEPYASGALVGVHGSWNRQPPRAPEVSFYPWRDGGLGDQQTLVGGFQADDGSRWGRPVAATTGPDGSVYITDDAADAIYRLTPPA from the coding sequence ATGCGGGAATCGGTGCGGCATAACAGAATCGGCGTCCTGGTCCTGGGGTGCGCGCTGCTTGCCGGCTGCTCCGGCGAGCAGCCGTCACCATCGTCGACCCCGACCCCGACCGCGGCACCGTCTTCCAGCTCCACGTCGACGACGCAGCCTGTCGCCGGCACGCAGACGGTCACCGTCGAAGTCGCACCCGATCTCGGGGACTCGCCGTTCGACGAGCCTCGCCAAGCTGTGGTCCCCGAGGGGTGGACGCTGTCGGTATGGGCGCGCACCTCGCGTCCCCGGCTGATGGCGTGGGCACCCGACGGCGCGCTGCTTGTGTCGGTGCCGAGCACCGGCCAGGTGCTGTCGTTCCGGCCGCGCGGCGACAGTCCGCCCGAGGAGTCGGTGCTGCTCGACGACCTCGACGAACCCCACGGCCTCGCGTTCGGCGGGCCGACGCTGTACGTGGCACAGAGCGATCAGGTCGACGGGTACGACTACGCCGGCGGCGCGGCCACCAACCCCCGCGTGGTCGCGGGTGGCCTGCCCGACGACCGCAGCCCCGACCTACGGGGGGCGTACTCGCACGTGCTCAAGAGCGTGGCGGTCGGCCCCGACGGCGCGGTGTACTTCTCGATTGGTTCCACGGGAAACATTTCCGCAGACGACCGGGACGCGACCCCGCCGCGCGCGACGATCATGCGGGTGCCACCCGGCGGCGGGCCCGCCGAACCGTTCGCCACCGGCGTCCGCAACGGCACCGGACTGGCCGTCGCACCCGACGGTGCGGTCTGGATCGCCAACAACGGCCGTGACAACATCGCGTTTCCCGATCCCGGGCCGTCCTATGGCGAAGTGCTGCCGGACTACGTCGACGACAATCCGCCCGAGCAGATCGCCAGGCTCTCGCCGGGCCGCGAACTCGGCTGGCCGTACTGCAACAACGTCGGTGGACCGGCGGACCTGCCGTTCGTCCGCGACGTACAGACCAACCCCGACGGCGAACTACTCGACTGTGCGGCGCTACCTCCCGTCGAGCAGAGCATGGGCGCGCACTCGGCCCCGCTCGGCCTGAGCTTCACCGACGGGGTTCTGCCCGAGCCGTACGCCAGCGGCGCCCTCGTCGGCGTGCACGGGTCGTGGAACCGGCAGCCGCCCCGGGCGCCCGAGGTGTCGTTCTACCCGTGGCGCGACGGCGGCCTCGGTGACCAGCAGACGCTGGTCGGCGGATTCCAGGCCGACGACGGTTCGCGCTGGGGCCGCCCGGTGGCCGCGACGACCGGGCCGGACGGCTCCGTCTACATCACCGACGACGCCGCCGACGCGATCTACCGGCTGACACCACCGGCCTGA
- a CDS encoding pirin family protein gives MTRSTSVIDVRRADERAKTAIEWLDSKHSFSFGSHYDPDNTHHGLLLVNNDDIVTPGAGFDTHPHRDMEIVTWVLRGSLVHQDSTGHSGVIYPGLAQRMSAGRGILHSEKNDSWTLTGQQSHSEPVHFVQMWVVPDESGIQPGYQQLEIDDELLRGNLVTIASGMPEHSNEAAITIRNRYAALHGARLEPGQSVHLPDAPYLHLFVPRGAVTLEGAGALQEGDAVRFTATGGQRITATTPAEILVWEMHAGIGAA, from the coding sequence ATGACCCGCAGCACGAGCGTCATCGACGTCCGGCGTGCCGACGAGCGCGCGAAGACAGCGATCGAGTGGCTCGACTCGAAGCACTCCTTCTCGTTCGGCAGCCACTACGACCCCGACAACACCCACCACGGGCTGCTCCTGGTCAACAACGACGACATCGTCACCCCCGGTGCGGGGTTTGACACCCACCCGCACCGCGACATGGAGATCGTCACCTGGGTGCTTCGCGGCTCCCTCGTCCACCAGGACTCCACCGGGCACTCCGGAGTCATCTATCCCGGCCTGGCACAACGGATGTCGGCCGGCCGAGGCATCCTGCACTCGGAGAAGAACGACTCCTGGACGCTGACCGGTCAGCAATCCCACAGCGAACCGGTGCATTTCGTCCAGATGTGGGTGGTGCCCGATGAGTCGGGCATCCAACCGGGCTACCAGCAGTTGGAGATCGACGACGAACTGCTGCGCGGCAACCTGGTCACCATCGCGAGTGGCATGCCCGAGCACAGCAACGAGGCCGCGATCACCATTCGCAACCGGTACGCCGCGCTGCACGGTGCGCGCCTGGAACCGGGCCAGAGTGTGCACCTTCCGGACGCGCCCTACCTCCACCTGTTCGTGCCTCGGGGCGCGGTCACGCTGGAAGGCGCCGGCGCGCTGCAGGAAGGCGACGCGGTGCGCTTCACCGCTACCGGGGGGCAGCGCATCACCGCGACCACCCCGGCCGAGATCCTGGTCTGGGAGATGCATGCGGGAATCGGTGCGGCATAA
- a CDS encoding MarR family winged helix-turn-helix transcriptional regulator has protein sequence MEWLSDEQQRIWRDYLAMVSKLHTAMHRQLQQDCELSLSDYDVLVALSERGPMRINELGELIGWEQSRLSHQLRRMRGRGLVAREGDGDDRRGATVALTDAGLAAVQTAAPGHVDLVRTVVFDGLSKAEERAFGATIAAVLERLNARSAG, from the coding sequence ATGGAGTGGCTGAGCGACGAGCAGCAGCGGATCTGGCGTGACTACCTGGCCATGGTCAGCAAGCTGCACACCGCGATGCACCGCCAACTGCAACAGGACTGCGAGCTGTCCCTGTCGGACTACGACGTGCTCGTCGCGCTGTCGGAGCGCGGGCCGATGCGCATCAACGAGCTCGGCGAGCTGATCGGCTGGGAGCAGAGCCGGCTGTCGCACCAGCTGCGCCGCATGCGCGGCCGGGGACTCGTGGCGCGCGAGGGCGACGGCGACGACCGCCGCGGCGCCACCGTCGCATTGACCGATGCCGGTCTGGCCGCGGTGCAGACCGCCGCGCCGGGTCACGTCGACCTGGTCAGGACCGTGGTGTTCGACGGGTTGAGCAAAGCCGAGGAGCGCGCGTTCGGCGCGACGATCGCCGCGGTGCTCGAACGGCTGAACGCCCGCTCGGCCGGGTGA
- a CDS encoding sigma-70 family RNA polymerase sigma factor: protein MRKLLFVTVLALDEGGAKDAFLADAQKYRRELLAHCYRMTGSLHDAEDLVQETYLRAWKSYDRFEGKSSVRTWLYRIATNTCLTALDGRKRRPLPSGLGGPSADPYADLTERHEIAWLEPIPDDPHEDPADPSVIAESRESVRLALIAALQHLSPRQRAVLVLREVLQWKAAEVGEVIGASTAAVNSLLQRARAQLDEVAPSRDDQPVSPESPEAAEALAKYIAAFEDYDMDRLVELFTADAVWEMPPFDGWYSGPADIIALSKYHCPAAGAGDMRFLRTTANGQPVAALYMRNPETNVHEAFQLHVLDLRTRGIAHVVAFMDVSLFRKFGLPETL, encoded by the coding sequence ATGCGTAAGCTGCTTTTCGTGACCGTCTTGGCTCTCGACGAGGGCGGTGCGAAGGACGCGTTTCTCGCCGATGCACAGAAGTACCGGCGCGAACTGCTGGCGCACTGTTACCGCATGACCGGCTCGCTCCACGACGCGGAGGACCTGGTCCAGGAGACGTATCTGCGGGCCTGGAAGTCCTACGACAGGTTCGAAGGCAAATCCTCGGTGCGGACGTGGCTGTACCGGATCGCGACCAACACCTGCCTGACCGCGCTCGACGGGCGCAAGCGCCGGCCGCTGCCGTCGGGCCTCGGCGGGCCGTCGGCGGATCCCTACGCCGACCTGACCGAGCGCCACGAGATCGCCTGGCTCGAGCCGATCCCCGACGACCCGCATGAGGATCCGGCCGACCCGTCGGTGATCGCGGAGTCCCGGGAGTCGGTGCGGCTGGCGCTCATCGCGGCACTGCAGCACCTGTCCCCACGTCAGCGGGCGGTTCTGGTGCTGCGCGAAGTCCTGCAATGGAAGGCGGCCGAGGTCGGTGAGGTGATCGGGGCGTCGACCGCCGCGGTCAACAGCCTGTTGCAGCGCGCCCGGGCGCAGCTCGACGAGGTCGCACCCTCGCGCGACGATCAGCCGGTTTCACCGGAATCCCCGGAGGCGGCAGAGGCGCTCGCGAAGTACATCGCCGCGTTCGAGGACTACGACATGGACAGGCTGGTCGAGCTGTTCACCGCCGATGCGGTGTGGGAGATGCCGCCGTTCGACGGCTGGTATTCGGGTCCGGCCGACATCATCGCGCTGTCGAAGTACCACTGCCCCGCCGCGGGCGCGGGCGATATGCGGTTCCTGAGGACCACAGCCAACGGTCAGCCGGTGGCCGCGCTGTACATGCGCAACCCGGAGACCAACGTGCACGAGGCGTTCCAGCTGCACGTCCTCGACCTGCGCACCCGAGGCATCGCACACGTCGTCGCGTTCATGGACGTGTCGCTGTTCCGCAAGTTCGGTCTGCCCGAGACGCTCTGA
- a CDS encoding alpha/beta hydrolase — MPVTHSERSFDGLGGVRIVYDVWTPESDSRGVVVLAHGYAEHARRYDHVAARFAESGLITYALDHRGHGRSGGKRVYLRDITEYTGDFHTLVGIARNAHPHLKLIVLGHSMGGGVVFTYGVEHPDDYDAMVLSGPAVNAHDSVPAVKLVMAKVLGRIAPGLPVENLPADAVSRDPQVVSDYENDPLVHHGKLPAGVGRALIAVGETMPARAAAITAPLLVVHGDKDRLIPVAGSRQLMECIGSPDAHLKVYPGLYHEVFNEPEKELVLDDVTSWIESKL; from the coding sequence ATGCCCGTGACCCACTCCGAACGCAGTTTCGACGGCCTCGGCGGCGTCCGGATCGTGTACGACGTCTGGACGCCCGAGTCGGATTCGCGCGGCGTGGTGGTTCTCGCGCACGGCTACGCCGAACACGCCCGGCGCTACGACCACGTCGCGGCGCGCTTCGCCGAATCCGGCCTGATCACCTACGCGCTCGACCACCGCGGTCACGGACGTTCCGGCGGAAAACGCGTCTATCTGCGCGACATCACCGAGTACACCGGCGACTTCCACACCCTGGTCGGCATCGCGCGGAACGCTCACCCCCACCTGAAATTGATCGTGCTGGGACACAGCATGGGGGGCGGCGTCGTGTTCACCTACGGGGTCGAGCACCCCGACGACTACGACGCGATGGTGCTGTCCGGACCGGCGGTCAACGCCCACGACTCGGTGCCCGCGGTCAAGCTGGTGATGGCCAAGGTGCTCGGCCGGATCGCCCCCGGTCTGCCGGTCGAGAACCTGCCCGCCGACGCGGTGTCACGCGACCCGCAGGTGGTGTCGGACTACGAGAACGACCCGCTGGTCCACCACGGCAAGTTGCCCGCCGGCGTCGGGCGCGCGCTGATCGCGGTGGGGGAGACCATGCCGGCGCGCGCCGCGGCGATCACCGCGCCCCTGCTGGTGGTGCACGGCGACAAGGACCGGCTGATTCCGGTCGCGGGAAGCAGGCAGCTGATGGAGTGCATCGGCTCGCCTGATGCGCACCTGAAGGTGTATCCCGGCCTCTACCACGAGGTGTTCAACGAACCCGAGAAGGAACTGGTGCTCGACGACGTGACCTCCTGGATCGAGTCGAAACTGTGA
- a CDS encoding DUF2786 domain-containing protein, with amino-acid sequence MSTDEKMLGRIAALLRQAEGTDNAHEAEAFMAAAQRLATATSIDLAVARSHGDKRTGAQTPVQRTITIGEPGARGLRTYVQLFVVIAAANDVKCDVASNSTFVYAYGFDEDIDASHTLYTSLVMQMVRASTEYISSGAHKPTPTITARLNFQLAFGARVGQRLAEAREQAQQEAKSGPSAIPGTAIALRNKDLELKDYYRKASKARGTWRATSATAGYSSDARRAGDRAGRRARLGGDTELTGARSALER; translated from the coding sequence ATGAGTACCGACGAGAAGATGCTCGGCCGCATCGCGGCGCTTCTGCGCCAGGCCGAAGGCACCGACAACGCCCACGAAGCAGAGGCCTTCATGGCCGCCGCCCAACGGCTGGCCACCGCGACGTCGATCGACCTGGCGGTCGCGCGCAGCCACGGGGACAAGCGCACCGGGGCCCAGACGCCGGTGCAGCGCACCATCACCATCGGCGAACCGGGCGCGCGGGGCCTGCGCACGTATGTGCAGTTGTTCGTGGTCATCGCCGCCGCCAACGACGTCAAGTGTGATGTCGCGTCCAACTCGACGTTCGTCTATGCCTACGGCTTCGACGAGGACATCGACGCCAGTCATACGCTCTACACCAGCCTCGTCATGCAGATGGTGCGGGCGTCCACCGAGTACATCTCCTCCGGTGCGCACAAGCCGACGCCGACGATCACCGCGCGCCTGAACTTCCAGCTGGCCTTCGGCGCCCGCGTCGGCCAGCGACTGGCCGAGGCCCGCGAGCAGGCGCAGCAGGAGGCCAAGAGCGGACCGTCGGCCATCCCTGGAACAGCGATCGCGTTGCGCAACAAGGACCTTGAGCTCAAGGACTATTACCGCAAGGCGTCGAAAGCGCGTGGGACGTGGCGCGCCACCAGCGCCACGGCAGGCTATTCGTCGGATGCGCGCCGGGCCGGCGACCGAGCGGGACGACGGGCCCGGCTGGGCGGGGACACCGAGCTCACCGGCGCGAGGTCTGCACTGGAGCGATGA
- a CDS encoding TIGR04338 family metallohydrolase, whose translation MTRDAQRAKVYAAEGFVRTMFDRAAERGDPVADFFGTHLTLPPEARFASAESVQTYVDDVLAHPAVRERWPAAGAVRVRARRGASAAHYESAGGEATIAVPHGRDTWALRELVVLHELAHHLCPSDPPHGPEFVATHCELAGAVMGPEVAHVLRVVYAKEGVR comes from the coding sequence ATGACCCGGGACGCGCAGCGCGCAAAGGTCTATGCCGCAGAGGGATTCGTGCGCACCATGTTCGACCGAGCGGCCGAACGCGGTGATCCGGTGGCGGATTTCTTCGGCACCCACCTGACCCTGCCGCCCGAGGCCCGCTTCGCCTCGGCGGAATCCGTCCAGACCTATGTCGACGACGTGCTCGCGCATCCGGCGGTCCGGGAGCGCTGGCCGGCAGCCGGTGCGGTGCGGGTGCGGGCACGCCGGGGCGCATCCGCCGCGCACTACGAATCGGCCGGCGGGGAGGCGACGATCGCAGTCCCGCACGGGCGCGACACGTGGGCGCTGCGGGAGTTGGTGGTGCTGCACGAGCTCGCACATCACCTGTGCCCCAGCGATCCCCCGCACGGACCGGAGTTCGTCGCCACGCACTGTGAGCTCGCCGGCGCCGTGATGGGTCCCGAGGTGGCCCACGTGTTGCGGGTGGTCTACGCGAAGGAGGGCGTGCGGTGA